A DNA window from Mesorhizobium sp. C432A contains the following coding sequences:
- a CDS encoding MarR family transcriptional regulator, with amino-acid sequence MTSRTEAGDVLTELVLAVFRLNGGFLDAADRLAEPAGLTAARWQVLGAVLKEPKSVADIARDMGLARQSVQRLADILAAEGLAAYADNPAHRRAKLLAMTDAGRAAIRDIGTRQHVWANRISEGIEPRVLETALDLLRMLTKRVEEGGV; translated from the coding sequence ATGACAAGCAGGACCGAAGCCGGAGATGTGCTCACCGAACTGGTGCTTGCCGTGTTCCGGCTGAATGGCGGGTTTCTCGACGCGGCCGACCGGCTGGCGGAGCCTGCCGGGCTGACGGCGGCGCGCTGGCAGGTTCTGGGCGCGGTGCTGAAGGAGCCGAAATCGGTGGCCGACATTGCCCGCGACATGGGGCTTGCCCGCCAGAGCGTGCAGCGCCTTGCCGATATTCTGGCCGCCGAAGGGCTTGCCGCCTATGCGGACAACCCGGCGCACCGCCGCGCCAAGCTCCTGGCGATGACCGATGCCGGCCGGGCCGCGATCAGGGATATCGGCACGCGCCAGCATGTCTGGGCCAACCGCATCAGCGAGGGCATCGAGCCTCGCGTGCTTGAGACCGCGCTTGATCTGCTGCGTATGTTGACGAAGCGGGTCGAGGAGGGCGGGGTCTGA
- a CDS encoding molybdenum cofactor sulfurase — protein MLDLFPESEKPVDIIPARKLSAKVAALYVAPSNHFQTRPVEALQLGFEGIDGDFHAGATRRSGGREPWYPRGTEIRNERQISIVAANELGVVAERMGLAEIKPEWIGANLLIEGVPHLSMLPSGTLLFFRDGVTIKVDAQNGPCRLAGRSIAENAGMADPEAGALAFPKAAKRLRGLVAWVEKPGRMTTGEEISVRVPEQWIYRS, from the coding sequence ATGCTGGACCTCTTCCCGGAGTCTGAGAAGCCGGTCGACATCATCCCCGCCAGGAAGCTGTCCGCCAAAGTGGCCGCTTTGTACGTCGCACCGTCGAATCACTTCCAGACGCGCCCGGTGGAAGCATTGCAGCTCGGTTTCGAAGGCATCGACGGCGACTTCCACGCCGGCGCCACCCGTCGTTCCGGCGGTCGCGAACCCTGGTATCCGCGCGGCACCGAAATCCGCAACGAGCGGCAGATATCAATCGTAGCAGCGAATGAACTCGGCGTCGTTGCCGAGCGGATGGGGCTGGCCGAGATCAAGCCGGAATGGATCGGCGCCAATCTGCTGATCGAAGGCGTGCCGCATCTCTCGATGCTGCCGTCAGGCACGCTGCTGTTCTTCAGAGATGGCGTGACGATCAAGGTTGATGCGCAGAACGGACCTTGCCGGCTTGCCGGACGTTCGATTGCCGAAAACGCCGGGATGGCCGATCCGGAGGCCGGCGCGCTGGCCTTCCCGAAGGCGGCGAAACGGCTGCGCGGCCTCGTTGCCTGGGTCGAGAAACCGGGTCGTATGACAACAGGGGAAGAGATCTCGGTGCGCGTGCCCGAGCAGTGGATTTATCGATCCTAG
- a CDS encoding alpha/beta hydrolase: MAFDEQTTLASPTGATLNLYVKHASGSPRAVVQINHGLAEHAARYARFADYLSTGGFHVYVHDHRGHGATKAPDAPLGRFAGTSGPAKVISDVDAVHDLIAKEQPGLPVILFGHSMGASVALNYLLAHSPRVHAAAIWNGNFSQGLLGQLALAILAYERFRLGSDVPSRVLPKLTFQAWGKAVPNHKTPFDWLSRDEAEVAKYIADPLCGWDASISMWRDVVEMAQKGGKDAGFAGIRRDLPVSIVGGEKDPASDYGKGIDHLTKRMRAMGFSNLVSKIYADTRHESLNEVNRDTVMDDFAAWADSVLKQ, from the coding sequence ATGGCATTTGACGAGCAGACGACGCTGGCCTCACCGACCGGGGCCACGCTCAACCTCTATGTGAAGCACGCGAGCGGCTCTCCACGCGCCGTCGTCCAGATTAACCATGGCCTTGCCGAACACGCCGCGCGCTATGCCCGCTTCGCCGATTACCTCAGCACCGGCGGCTTTCATGTCTACGTCCACGACCATCGCGGCCATGGCGCGACCAAGGCGCCCGATGCCCCGCTCGGCAGGTTCGCCGGCACAAGCGGCCCGGCCAAGGTGATCTCCGATGTCGACGCAGTCCACGATTTGATTGCGAAGGAGCAGCCCGGCCTGCCGGTCATCCTGTTCGGCCATTCGATGGGTGCGTCGGTGGCGCTCAACTACCTGCTGGCGCACTCGCCGCGCGTCCACGCCGCGGCGATCTGGAACGGCAATTTCTCACAAGGCCTGCTTGGTCAGCTTGCACTCGCCATCCTCGCTTATGAGCGCTTCAGGCTCGGCTCCGATGTTCCCTCACGCGTCTTGCCCAAACTGACCTTCCAGGCCTGGGGCAAGGCGGTGCCCAACCACAAGACGCCGTTCGACTGGCTGTCGCGCGACGAGGCTGAAGTGGCCAAGTACATTGCCGACCCGCTGTGCGGCTGGGATGCCTCGATCTCGATGTGGCGCGATGTCGTGGAGATGGCGCAGAAAGGCGGCAAGGATGCGGGCTTTGCCGGCATCAGGCGCGACCTGCCCGTCAGCATCGTCGGCGGCGAGAAGGATCCGGCCTCCGACTATGGCAAAGGCATCGATCATCTCACCAAGCGGATGCGCGCGATGGGCTTTTCGAATCTGGTTTCAAAAATTTACGCCGACACCCGCCACGAAAGCCTGAACGAGGTGAACCGCGACACCGTTATGGACGATTTCGCTGCCTGGGCCGATAGCGTGCTCAAACAGTGA
- a CDS encoding ribonuclease: MRISAIWGAVLVALAGVGLARADVKMSGSFVADAACPATQAIKSGKNPGNIATTAGQSYDLLAGNKDAPTHYLIRVPGADPERRWVKISCGHVAGGSAAAQPAAPADQGKPAASEKPEYVFALSWQPAFCETKASKPECQAQTAGGFDASHFTLHGLWPQPNGNFYCQVPASDKANDNPAHWADLPPVDLDAATRAELDQVMPGTASKLERHEWIKHGTCYGKSQQEYFAEALNLMRAVNASPVRELFTRNVGKQLTSDQIRSAFDSAFGAGSGARVRVSCLVDPSSGRRLIGELTLGLTGPIGPDSSLSTLMLASAPTTKAGCPKGSVDAAGFQ; this comes from the coding sequence ATGCGGATATCGGCGATATGGGGTGCGGTGTTGGTGGCGCTGGCCGGTGTCGGCCTAGCGCGCGCCGATGTGAAGATGAGCGGCTCCTTCGTGGCCGATGCTGCTTGCCCGGCAACGCAGGCAATCAAGAGCGGCAAGAACCCCGGCAATATCGCGACAACGGCTGGACAGAGCTACGACCTCCTGGCCGGCAACAAGGATGCGCCGACGCATTACCTCATCCGCGTGCCGGGCGCCGATCCTGAGCGTCGCTGGGTCAAGATCAGCTGCGGTCATGTCGCCGGCGGCAGCGCAGCCGCCCAGCCGGCCGCGCCCGCCGATCAGGGCAAGCCTGCGGCTTCGGAAAAGCCCGAATATGTCTTTGCGCTGAGTTGGCAGCCGGCCTTCTGCGAAACCAAGGCAAGCAAGCCCGAATGCCAGGCGCAGACGGCGGGCGGCTTCGACGCGTCGCATTTCACATTGCATGGGCTCTGGCCGCAGCCGAACGGCAATTTCTATTGCCAGGTGCCGGCGAGCGACAAGGCCAATGACAATCCGGCCCATTGGGCAGACCTGCCGCCGGTCGATCTCGATGCCGCTACGCGCGCCGAGCTCGACCAGGTTATGCCGGGCACCGCCTCCAAGCTCGAACGGCATGAATGGATCAAGCACGGCACCTGCTACGGCAAGAGCCAGCAGGAGTATTTTGCCGAGGCGCTGAACCTGATGCGGGCGGTGAATGCCTCGCCGGTGCGCGAGCTCTTCACCAGGAATGTCGGCAAGCAGCTGACTTCGGACCAGATCCGCAGCGCCTTCGACAGCGCCTTCGGCGCCGGGTCGGGCGCGCGGGTGCGTGTCTCCTGCCTGGTCGATCCGTCGAGCGGCAGGCGGCTGATCGGCGAGCTGACGCTCGGCCTGACCGGCCCGATCGGCCCCGACAGTTCGCTGAGCACTCTCATGCTCGCCTCGGCGCCGACGACCAAGGCGGGCTGTCCGAAGGGCTCGGTCGATGCGGCCGGGTTCCAGTAG
- a CDS encoding GGDEF domain-containing protein, producing the protein MLNSFLLLAEAVVYFSVMVTLFRFRDRIGLGVFVCALGAMHFLETYLASVFYVALPFGMVSPGSAVLFSGKLVMLLLLYMKEDAATVRQPIYGLLLGNALMIGLVLILRLHDISALSDGKLPDIGFIDQLGWLMVWGTTLLFIDAILIILLYEKLGRYLRKAPFSRILICVACVLTFDQAGFFTALHFVAGAPIAVFFGGWLAKMGAAFAYSAMLVAYLRWFETRQVVAPRGLSDVFDTLTYRERYEALVEHVGRDGLTGLLHRGRFDSDGERLVAVSLRTAQPLSLLIVDVDHFKSINDRFGHAEGDRVLRSIAQVLTQAAGAHDQVFRIGGEEFAILCSQPHAVARLLGENLRQAVKACVNRFDISVSAGIATVDETVGSLADLFALADERLYRAKSTGRDRVVGEAHDDAEDLTAWTLPTRGVSG; encoded by the coding sequence GTGCTGAACAGTTTCCTGCTCCTTGCCGAAGCGGTCGTCTACTTCAGCGTCATGGTCACGCTGTTCCGCTTCAGGGATCGCATCGGCCTCGGCGTCTTCGTCTGCGCGCTGGGCGCCATGCATTTCCTCGAAACCTATCTCGCCAGCGTCTTCTATGTCGCCCTGCCCTTCGGCATGGTCTCGCCAGGCTCGGCGGTGCTGTTTTCCGGCAAGCTGGTGATGCTGCTTCTGCTCTACATGAAGGAAGATGCGGCCACGGTGCGCCAGCCGATCTATGGCCTTTTGCTCGGCAACGCCTTGATGATCGGGCTGGTCCTGATCCTGCGCCTGCACGATATTTCAGCCCTTTCCGACGGCAAGCTTCCCGATATCGGTTTCATCGACCAGTTGGGCTGGCTGATGGTGTGGGGCACGACGCTGCTCTTCATCGACGCCATCCTGATCATCCTGCTTTACGAAAAGCTCGGGCGTTATCTGCGCAAAGCGCCGTTCTCCCGCATCCTGATTTGCGTCGCCTGCGTGCTCACCTTCGACCAGGCCGGATTTTTCACCGCCCTGCATTTCGTCGCAGGCGCACCGATTGCGGTCTTCTTCGGCGGCTGGTTGGCCAAGATGGGTGCCGCTTTTGCCTACAGCGCCATGCTTGTCGCCTACCTCAGATGGTTCGAAACGCGTCAGGTCGTGGCACCCCGCGGGCTGTCCGACGTCTTCGACACCTTGACCTATCGCGAGCGCTACGAAGCCCTGGTCGAACATGTCGGCCGCGACGGCCTCACCGGCCTGTTGCACAGGGGACGCTTTGACAGCGACGGCGAACGTCTGGTCGCTGTCAGCCTGCGCACGGCCCAACCGCTCAGCCTGCTGATCGTCGACGTCGACCATTTCAAGTCGATCAACGATCGCTTCGGCCATGCCGAGGGCGACAGGGTGCTGAGATCGATCGCCCAGGTGCTGACCCAGGCGGCCGGCGCGCACGATCAGGTTTTCAGGATCGGCGGCGAGGAGTTCGCCATCCTTTGCTCGCAGCCGCATGCGGTCGCCAGGTTGCTCGGAGAAAACCTCCGCCAGGCCGTCAAAGCGTGCGTAAACCGGTTCGACATCAGCGTCAGCGCCGGCATCGCCACTGTCGATGAGACCGTAGGCTCGCTTGCCGATCTCTTCGCCCTTGCCGACGAGCGTCTCTACAGGGCCAAGTCCACCGGGCGTGACCGCGTCGTCGGCGAAGCGCATGACGATGCCGAAGACCTAACTGCGTGGACATTGCCCACGCGTGGCGTCAGCGGATAA
- the ettA gene encoding energy-dependent translational throttle protein EttA: MARQFIYHMAGLNKAYGTKKVLENVHLSFYPDAKIGILGPNGSGKSTILKIMAGLDKEWNGEAWLAEGATVGYLAQEPALDANKTVFENIMEGVAAKTAIIERYNELMMNYSDETADESAKLQDEMDRLNLWDLEQQVEMAMEALGCPPKDSEVTKLSGGERRRVALCQLLLRQPDLLLLDEPTNHLDAETTAWLEKHLRAYPGAVMIITHDRYFLDNVTGWILELDRGRGIPYEGNYTKYLEAKAKRLKQEGREDDARQRAIGREREWIQSSPKARQTKSKARIQAFQDLLDAADKRRPSDTQIVIPHGERLGNVVIEAEGLSKGFGDTLLIEGLEFKLPPGGIVGVIGPNGAGKTTLFRMITGQETPDAGSVRIGETVKLGYVDQSRDALDPSKTVWEEISGGAEVVKLGKFEANTRAYCASFNFRGGDQQQKVGNLSGGQRNRVHLAKMLKTGGNVLLLDEPTNDLDTETLAALEDALENFGGCAVIISHDRMFLDRLATHILAFEGDSHVEWFEGNFEDYEQDKIRRLGPEAVNPHRMTYKRLTR; this comes from the coding sequence GTGGCACGCCAGTTCATCTATCACATGGCCGGCCTCAACAAGGCCTATGGCACCAAGAAGGTGCTTGAGAATGTCCATCTCTCCTTCTATCCCGACGCCAAGATCGGCATCCTCGGCCCCAACGGCTCGGGCAAGTCGACGATCCTCAAGATCATGGCCGGGCTCGACAAGGAGTGGAACGGCGAAGCCTGGCTCGCCGAAGGCGCCACCGTCGGCTATCTCGCGCAGGAGCCGGCGCTCGATGCCAACAAGACGGTGTTCGAGAACATCATGGAAGGTGTCGCCGCCAAGACCGCCATCATCGAGCGCTACAACGAATTGATGATGAACTACTCCGACGAGACGGCCGACGAGTCCGCCAAGCTCCAGGACGAGATGGACCGGCTCAATTTGTGGGATCTCGAACAGCAGGTCGAGATGGCGATGGAAGCGCTGGGCTGCCCGCCCAAGGATTCCGAGGTCACCAAGCTTTCGGGCGGTGAGCGCCGCCGCGTCGCGCTCTGCCAGCTGCTGCTGCGTCAGCCCGACCTCTTGCTGCTCGACGAACCGACCAACCATCTCGACGCCGAGACCACGGCGTGGCTGGAAAAGCATCTGCGCGCCTATCCCGGCGCCGTGATGATCATCACCCACGATCGCTACTTCCTCGACAATGTCACGGGATGGATCCTCGAGCTCGATCGCGGCCGCGGCATTCCCTATGAGGGCAACTACACCAAATACCTCGAAGCCAAGGCCAAGCGCCTCAAGCAGGAAGGCCGCGAGGACGACGCCCGCCAGCGCGCTATCGGCCGCGAGCGCGAGTGGATCCAGTCCAGCCCGAAAGCCCGCCAGACCAAGTCCAAGGCGCGTATCCAGGCGTTCCAGGACCTGCTGGATGCAGCCGACAAGCGGCGTCCGAGCGATACGCAGATCGTCATTCCGCATGGCGAGCGGCTCGGCAATGTGGTGATCGAGGCGGAAGGCCTGTCGAAGGGCTTTGGCGACACGCTTTTGATCGAAGGCCTGGAATTCAAGCTGCCGCCGGGCGGCATCGTCGGTGTCATCGGCCCGAACGGCGCCGGCAAGACGACGCTGTTCCGCATGATCACCGGCCAGGAAACGCCGGATGCCGGCTCTGTCCGCATCGGCGAAACGGTGAAGCTCGGCTATGTCGACCAGAGCCGCGATGCGCTCGATCCGTCAAAGACGGTGTGGGAGGAGATTTCCGGCGGCGCAGAAGTGGTCAAGCTCGGCAAGTTCGAGGCCAACACGCGCGCCTATTGCGCGTCGTTCAACTTCCGTGGCGGGGACCAGCAGCAGAAGGTCGGCAACCTCTCCGGCGGCCAGCGCAACCGCGTGCATTTGGCAAAGATGCTGAAGACCGGCGGCAATGTGCTGCTGCTCGACGAACCGACCAACGACCTTGACACGGAAACGCTGGCGGCGCTCGAAGACGCGCTGGAAAACTTTGGCGGCTGCGCCGTCATCATCTCGCATGATCGTATGTTCCTCGACCGTCTGGCCACCCACATCCTCGCCTTCGAGGGCGACAGCCATGTCGAATGGTTCGAGGGCAATTTCGAGGACTACGAGCAGGACAAGATCCGCCGGCTCGGCCCCGAAGCCGTCAACCCGCACAGGATGACCTACAAGAGGCTGACGCGGTAA
- the tam gene encoding trans-aconitate 2-methyltransferase encodes MTDWSAAQYLKFEDERTRPARDLVAQVPVDFPRRVVDIGCGPGNSTELLVERWPDAEVIGFDTSPDMIEKARARLPSVNFDLADASTWRPAEPVNVIFANAVFQWLPTHPVVFQRLMGFLAPGGALAVQMPDNLLEPSHRLMRETAAEMPFAAKMAGAARGPLPAVSFYYDLLSPLSIRVDIWHTAYNHPLTDAEVIVEWVKSTGLKPFLDPLDAGERKIFLDNYTAKITEAYPKTANGKVLLRFPRIFIVAKRAG; translated from the coding sequence ATGACCGACTGGTCAGCCGCCCAATATCTGAAATTCGAGGATGAGCGCACGCGGCCCGCGCGCGATCTTGTTGCGCAGGTGCCGGTGGATTTCCCGCGCCGGGTGGTCGACATCGGCTGCGGCCCGGGCAACTCGACCGAGCTGCTGGTCGAGCGCTGGCCGGATGCTGAGGTCATCGGTTTCGATACCTCTCCCGACATGATCGAAAAGGCGAGGGCGCGCCTGCCCAGCGTCAATTTCGACCTCGCCGATGCCTCGACATGGCGGCCTGCCGAGCCGGTCAACGTCATCTTCGCCAATGCGGTGTTCCAATGGCTGCCCACCCACCCGGTAGTGTTCCAGCGGCTGATGGGCTTTCTCGCGCCGGGCGGTGCGCTCGCCGTCCAGATGCCCGACAATCTGCTTGAGCCGTCGCATCGGCTGATGCGCGAGACGGCCGCCGAAATGCCGTTCGCCGCCAAGATGGCAGGTGCTGCGCGCGGACCGCTGCCGGCGGTGTCGTTCTATTATGATCTCTTGTCGCCGCTCTCCATCCGGGTGGATATCTGGCATACGGCCTACAATCATCCGCTGACCGACGCCGAGGTGATCGTCGAATGGGTGAAGTCGACGGGGCTGAAGCCGTTTCTCGATCCGCTCGACGCCGGCGAGCGCAAGATATTCCTCGACAATTACACCGCCAAGATCACCGAGGCCTATCCGAAGACCGCAAACGGCAAGGTGCTGCTGCGCTTTCCGCGTATCTTCATCGTCGCCAAGCGGGCCGGCTAG
- a CDS encoding alpha/beta hydrolase: protein MKTFSTVSRRAFLLASLSSAMLLPGIASSQTREMTMKISTIAGPQGQLAGYDIKSGDGLPILFAHGDCSRATQWNRVMQLTAGGREAVAFDFRGHGASAPAADADYGYDGRADDIDAVADAFGLKRFVLVAHSGGSGAALAYAAGHADRVAGILLVDPATDPRALPKEIRDGFVRDLAGPNGGDVLSAYYTSIAGSNPDVRKRVLADAAVVDPAARAGVGKALAEWNPEPTLDAYRGPIFVLATEANDNAAALFRLCSRIGHRTVAGSGHWVMLDKPEAVAESVNTFVSTIEAGQK from the coding sequence ATGAAAACCTTTTCGACCGTTTCGCGCCGCGCGTTTCTGCTGGCGAGCCTGTCATCCGCAATGCTCCTGCCCGGCATTGCTTCCAGCCAGACCAGGGAGATGACCATGAAGATCTCAACCATTGCCGGCCCGCAGGGCCAGCTTGCCGGCTACGACATCAAATCCGGCGACGGCCTGCCGATCCTGTTCGCGCATGGCGACTGCAGCCGCGCCACACAGTGGAACCGGGTGATGCAGCTCACCGCAGGTGGCCGTGAGGCGGTCGCCTTCGATTTTCGCGGCCATGGCGCATCGGCGCCTGCAGCTGATGCCGACTACGGCTATGACGGCCGTGCCGACGATATTGATGCGGTGGCCGATGCGTTCGGCCTGAAGCGGTTTGTCCTCGTTGCGCATAGCGGCGGCAGTGGGGCCGCGCTCGCCTATGCCGCCGGCCATGCCGACCGTGTTGCCGGCATCCTGCTGGTCGATCCGGCGACCGATCCGCGCGCCCTGCCCAAAGAGATTCGCGACGGGTTCGTGCGCGATCTGGCGGGGCCAAACGGCGGCGACGTCCTGAGCGCTTATTACACCTCGATCGCCGGATCCAATCCAGATGTCCGCAAACGGGTCCTCGCCGATGCGGCGGTGGTCGATCCGGCGGCTCGGGCAGGCGTCGGCAAGGCGCTGGCGGAATGGAATCCCGAACCGACGCTCGACGCCTATCGCGGGCCGATCTTCGTGCTGGCTACGGAGGCCAATGACAATGCGGCGGCCCTGTTTCGGCTGTGCAGCCGAATTGGCCACAGAACCGTCGCCGGTTCCGGCCATTGGGTGATGCTTGACAAGCCGGAGGCGGTGGCTGAATCCGTCAACACCTTCGTTTCCACCATCGAGGCCGGCCAGAAATGA
- a CDS encoding beta-ketoacyl-ACP synthase III, with protein MHRVIISGIGVEIPEAKITNEELVASFNAWVDTENARRQGTDETLLQKSDSAFIVHASGVQTRHVIEREGILDPTRMAPRIPARPDDALSLQAEFGVAAARKALDHAGLKPSDIDLVICSASHQQRPYPAIAIEMQEALGTKGAGFDMGLGCSSAAAALHIAANLVRAGAHKRVLVVTPEIITGHLNFRDRQTHFIFGDASVAMVVEGLGEGERRPGRFEVLDTRTWTQMSNNIRTNLGYHTRTAQDDPYMINLEGNLIKQVGNKVFKEVTVAGHKFIVEFLAEHGLTPQAIRRFWLHQANARMNAMILKLAFGHEVDHDRAPMVLERLGNTAGAGAIIALSENHADMKPGDFGVLCAFGAGYSIGGALLRML; from the coding sequence ATGCATCGCGTCATCATCAGCGGCATCGGCGTTGAAATCCCTGAAGCCAAGATCACCAATGAAGAACTGGTCGCCAGTTTCAACGCCTGGGTCGACACGGAGAATGCGCGCCGGCAAGGCACGGATGAGACGCTGCTGCAGAAATCCGACAGCGCCTTCATCGTCCATGCCTCGGGCGTCCAGACCCGGCATGTGATCGAGCGCGAAGGCATTCTCGATCCGACCCGCATGGCGCCGCGCATTCCGGCGCGGCCCGATGATGCGCTGTCGCTGCAGGCCGAGTTTGGAGTGGCCGCGGCCCGGAAGGCGCTCGACCATGCCGGCCTGAAGCCGTCCGACATCGACCTGGTGATCTGCTCGGCCTCGCACCAGCAACGGCCCTATCCGGCGATCGCCATCGAAATGCAGGAGGCGCTGGGCACCAAGGGCGCCGGCTTCGACATGGGGCTTGGTTGTTCATCGGCCGCGGCCGCCTTGCACATTGCGGCCAATCTCGTGCGGGCGGGCGCGCACAAGCGCGTGCTGGTGGTCACGCCGGAGATCATCACCGGCCATCTCAATTTCCGCGACCGGCAGACGCATTTCATCTTCGGCGATGCATCGGTGGCGATGGTGGTCGAGGGGCTGGGCGAGGGCGAGAGGCGGCCGGGGCGTTTCGAGGTGCTGGACACGCGCACCTGGACGCAGATGTCGAACAATATCCGCACCAATCTGGGCTATCACACCCGAACCGCCCAGGACGATCCTTACATGATCAACCTCGAAGGCAATCTGATCAAACAGGTCGGCAACAAGGTGTTCAAGGAAGTCACCGTCGCCGGCCACAAATTCATTGTCGAATTCCTCGCCGAACACGGGCTGACGCCGCAAGCCATCAGGCGATTCTGGCTGCATCAGGCCAATGCGCGAATGAACGCCATGATCCTGAAACTGGCCTTCGGCCACGAGGTCGACCATGACCGCGCGCCGATGGTGCTGGAGCGGCTCGGCAACACCGCCGGCGCTGGCGCCATCATCGCGCTGTCGGAAAACCACGCCGACATGAAGCCCGGCGATTTCGGCGTGCTGTGCGCCTTCGGCGCCGGCTATTCGATCGGCGGCGCGCTTTTGCGGATGCTGTAA
- a CDS encoding CaiB/BaiF CoA-transferase family protein: protein MAEPPLKGIRVVELARILAGPWAGQLLADLGADVIKVESPDGGDDTRKWGPPFVMSHDGENLSAAYYHSCNRGKRSIAVDFSTPEGAETVRRLVATADVLIENFKFGGLKKYGLDYESLKAINPKLVYCSITGFGQDGPYASRAGYDFIIQAMAGMMSITGEVGREPQKAGVAISDIFTGLYSVIAIQAALRHAEKTGEGQHIDMALFDTQISALGNQNLNYLVSGKAPVQMGNAHMNIAPYEVVPVRDGHIILAVGNDGQFAKFCAAVGLDHLSANPDFATNPARVANRVKLREHLIETLKNWDRDPLLAKLEAASVPASPINDIGQMFADPQTIARGMRLDLDDGHGNRLPSVRAPMVMSGTPLVYERPSPRLGEHTQEILAELEKSGR from the coding sequence ATGGCTGAACCTCCGCTGAAAGGCATCCGCGTCGTCGAACTCGCCCGCATCCTGGCCGGCCCGTGGGCAGGACAATTGCTGGCCGATCTCGGCGCCGATGTCATCAAGGTCGAGAGCCCCGATGGCGGCGACGATACCCGCAAATGGGGTCCGCCCTTCGTCATGAGCCATGATGGCGAGAACCTGTCGGCCGCCTATTACCACTCCTGCAATCGCGGCAAGCGCTCCATCGCGGTCGATTTCTCGACGCCCGAAGGGGCCGAGACGGTGCGCCGGCTGGTTGCCACGGCCGACGTTCTGATCGAGAACTTCAAGTTCGGCGGCCTCAAGAAATACGGGCTCGATTACGAGAGCCTGAAGGCGATCAATCCAAAGCTCGTCTACTGCTCGATCACCGGCTTCGGCCAGGACGGGCCTTACGCCTCACGCGCCGGCTATGATTTCATCATCCAGGCCATGGCCGGCATGATGTCGATCACCGGCGAGGTCGGGCGCGAGCCGCAAAAGGCCGGGGTCGCTATTTCCGACATCTTCACCGGCCTCTATTCGGTGATCGCCATCCAGGCAGCGCTTCGCCATGCCGAAAAGACCGGCGAAGGCCAGCATATCGACATGGCCCTGTTCGACACGCAGATTTCCGCACTCGGCAACCAGAACCTCAACTATCTCGTCTCCGGCAAAGCGCCGGTGCAGATGGGCAATGCGCATATGAACATTGCGCCCTATGAGGTTGTCCCGGTCAGGGACGGCCACATCATCCTGGCGGTCGGCAATGACGGCCAGTTCGCCAAATTCTGCGCCGCCGTCGGGCTCGACCATCTCTCAGCGAATCCCGATTTCGCCACCAATCCGGCCCGCGTCGCCAACCGGGTGAAGTTGCGCGAGCACTTGATCGAGACGCTGAAGAATTGGGATCGCGACCCATTGCTGGCCAAGCTCGAAGCGGCAAGCGTGCCGGCGAGCCCGATCAACGACATCGGCCAGATGTTTGCCGACCCGCAGACGATCGCACGCGGCATGCGCCTCGACCTCGACGATGGCCATGGCAATCGTCTGCCCTCGGTACGCGCGCCGATGGTGATGTCCGGCACACCGCTGGTCTATGAACGCCCTTCGCCGCGCCTTGGCGAACACACGCAAGAAATCCTTGCCGAACTGGAGAAGTCTGGACGATGA